Proteins co-encoded in one Paraburkholderia edwinii genomic window:
- a CDS encoding porin, producing MKKTLMVAALTGVFATAAHAQSSVTLYGLIDAGITYTNNQRGHSNVQETTGSINGSRWGLRGAEDLGGGLKAIFTLENGFGINDGTLKQGSRLFGRQAFVGLASDQFGAVTLGRQYDSMVDFVAPLALTGTQYGGTQFAHPFDNDNLNNSFRVNNSVKFTSVNYAGFKFGALYGFSNQADGFANNRVYSAGASYSFAGFNFGAGYLQLNNSAGAVSQGTINSSGAVTLDNTFFATRQQTWGAGANYTLGPATFGIVYTQTNLQDLAGFGSGGGSQTFGAPDSAHFQNFEANARYALTPALSIAGSYTYTKASLAATNPHFNQVNLQTDYALSKRTDVYLQAEYVTTNDNAIVHPIINGLSAPSATNNQVAVTGGIRHRF from the coding sequence ATGAAAAAGACACTCATGGTCGCCGCCCTGACGGGCGTGTTTGCTACTGCGGCTCACGCGCAGAGCAGCGTTACGCTGTACGGCTTGATCGACGCCGGCATCACCTATACCAACAATCAGCGGGGCCACAGCAACGTGCAGGAAACGACGGGCTCGATCAACGGCAGCCGTTGGGGTCTGCGCGGCGCTGAGGACCTCGGTGGCGGCCTGAAGGCAATCTTCACGTTGGAAAACGGCTTCGGCATCAACGACGGCACGCTCAAGCAAGGTAGCCGTCTGTTCGGTCGCCAGGCGTTCGTCGGTCTCGCGAGCGACCAGTTCGGCGCCGTGACCCTCGGCCGTCAATATGACAGCATGGTCGACTTCGTCGCTCCGCTGGCTCTGACGGGCACGCAATACGGCGGTACGCAGTTCGCCCACCCGTTCGACAACGACAACCTGAACAACTCGTTCCGCGTGAACAACTCGGTCAAGTTCACGAGCGTGAACTACGCCGGCTTCAAGTTCGGCGCGTTGTACGGCTTCTCGAATCAGGCTGATGGCTTCGCGAACAACCGCGTGTACAGCGCGGGCGCATCGTACAGCTTCGCGGGCTTCAACTTTGGCGCTGGCTATTTGCAACTGAACAACAGCGCCGGCGCAGTCAGCCAGGGCACGATCAACAGCAGCGGCGCGGTCACGCTCGACAACACGTTCTTCGCTACGCGTCAGCAGACGTGGGGCGCGGGTGCCAACTACACGCTCGGACCGGCAACGTTCGGCATTGTGTACACGCAGACCAATCTGCAAGACCTGGCCGGCTTCGGCTCGGGCGGCGGCAGCCAGACCTTCGGTGCTCCGGACAGCGCGCACTTCCAGAACTTCGAAGCCAATGCACGTTACGCTCTGACGCCGGCACTGAGCATCGCCGGTTCGTACACGTACACGAAGGCGAGCCTCGCAGCAACGAACCCGCACTTCAACCAGGTCAACCTGCAAACGGACTACGCGCTGTCGAAGCGTACGGACGTGTACCTGCAGGCTGAGTACGTGACGACCAACGACAACGCGATTGTTCACCCGATCATCAACGGCCTGAGCGCGCCGTCGGCGACGAACAACCAGGTTGCTGTGACCGGCGGTATCCGTCACCGCTTCTAA
- a CDS encoding cold-shock protein yields METGVVKWFNDAKGFGFITSDAGGDDLFAHFSEIRAEGFKSLKENQRVSFDVKTGPKGKQAANIQPL; encoded by the coding sequence ATGGAAACCGGTGTCGTCAAATGGTTTAACGATGCTAAGGGCTTTGGCTTTATCACTTCTGATGCGGGTGGCGATGATCTCTTCGCTCACTTCTCCGAAATCCGCGCGGAGGGGTTCAAGTCGCTGAAAGAGAACCAGCGTGTCTCTTTCGACGTCAAGACCGGCCCGAAGGGCAAGCAAGCTGCGAACATCCAGCCGCTGTAA
- a CDS encoding exonuclease domain-containing protein, giving the protein MSEAFLAVPAPAALDVPIAFVDLETTGGSTGVHRITEVGVVEIGAQGISRWSTLVDPRQPIPPFIQQLTGITDAMVRGAPTFDAIAPELFARLDGKLFVAHNASFDRGFLHSEFERVGLAFNPDVLCTVRLSRALFPAEKRHGLDALVERHALVPSDRHRALADADLLWQFWQRLHDLVPLDALRAQIDRTMRRYRLVGDLTEDSLEAAPAGCGVYMFYGEDDVPLFVGRSVRVRQRIRAHLTGERRSSKDQRLAQLVRRVDWRATGGELGALLAEAQWIAALRPSHNRLPRTSRSDPSDAPWPFGGAIVFEESGASGKHAGEAQPAFHVVDRWCYLGHAPSATEAHRLLAGETPTPRGFELSTYRILQTHLARGLRVMPVELPQSLQVSRAPESTQSPDLAAPPVQSTVSEPTFIAANAG; this is encoded by the coding sequence ATGTCTGAAGCGTTCCTCGCGGTACCGGCGCCGGCCGCGCTCGATGTGCCGATCGCGTTTGTCGATCTCGAAACGACCGGCGGCTCGACCGGCGTGCATCGGATTACCGAAGTCGGCGTCGTCGAAATCGGCGCGCAGGGCATTTCGCGCTGGAGCACGCTGGTCGATCCGCGGCAGCCGATCCCGCCGTTTATCCAGCAACTGACCGGCATTACCGACGCGATGGTGCGCGGCGCGCCGACCTTCGATGCCATTGCGCCCGAACTCTTTGCGCGACTCGACGGCAAACTGTTCGTCGCGCACAACGCGAGCTTCGATCGGGGCTTTTTGCACAGCGAATTCGAGCGTGTTGGACTCGCGTTCAATCCCGACGTGCTGTGCACGGTGCGGCTGTCGCGCGCGCTTTTCCCGGCCGAAAAGCGCCACGGACTCGACGCGCTCGTCGAGCGGCATGCGCTTGTGCCGTCGGACCGGCACCGCGCGCTGGCCGATGCGGATCTGCTCTGGCAGTTCTGGCAGCGCCTGCACGACCTTGTCCCGCTTGACGCGCTGCGTGCGCAGATTGACCGCACGATGCGGCGCTACCGGCTGGTCGGCGATCTCACCGAGGATTCGCTCGAAGCGGCGCCCGCGGGCTGCGGTGTCTATATGTTCTACGGGGAAGACGACGTTCCGCTGTTCGTGGGCCGCAGCGTGCGGGTCCGTCAGCGGATTCGCGCGCATCTGACGGGTGAACGGCGTTCGTCGAAAGACCAGCGGCTCGCGCAACTGGTGCGGCGCGTCGACTGGCGCGCGACGGGCGGAGAGCTCGGCGCGTTGCTCGCCGAGGCGCAATGGATTGCCGCGCTGCGTCCGAGTCACAACCGGTTGCCGCGCACGTCGAGAAGCGATCCGAGCGATGCGCCATGGCCGTTCGGCGGCGCGATCGTCTTTGAAGAGAGTGGGGCGAGCGGAAAACACGCTGGAGAAGCGCAGCCCGCGTTTCATGTCGTGGACCGCTGGTGCTATCTGGGCCATGCGCCATCGGCGACGGAAGCCCATAGGTTGCTTGCAGGGGAGACACCCACACCGCGAGGGTTCGAGCTGTCGACGTACCGGATTCTGCAGACGCATCTTGCGCGCGGTTTGCGCGTGATGCCGGTCGAGTTGCCGCAGTCGTTGCAGGTGTCGAGGGCGCCGGAGTCGACTCAGTCGCCCGATCTGGCCGCGCCACCCGTCCAGTCGACGGTCAGCGAGCCCACATTCATCGCCGCGAACGCCGGCTAG
- a CDS encoding chorismate mutase — MLCALVSALTVGFALALAPAAARADSDDTSLTNLISLVSQRLALAEPVAQWKWINHRPITDERREAALLAEVAKRAQAAGVDPEFAREFFQDQIDASKDVQNALFEQWRKLRPPEGPAPDLATRTRPQLDRLTQSMIAALGRVEALRAAPDCPTRVAQGVANWKSLTRYDATQTEALNRALGHVCESGGVGATG, encoded by the coding sequence GTGCTGTGCGCGCTCGTATCGGCGCTGACGGTCGGATTCGCTTTGGCGCTCGCGCCCGCTGCGGCCCGCGCCGATTCCGACGACACCTCGCTCACCAACCTGATTTCGCTCGTCTCGCAGCGGCTGGCGTTGGCCGAACCCGTTGCGCAATGGAAGTGGATCAATCACCGCCCGATTACCGACGAGCGCCGCGAAGCCGCGCTACTCGCCGAGGTTGCGAAACGCGCGCAGGCGGCGGGCGTCGACCCCGAGTTCGCCCGCGAATTCTTCCAGGATCAGATCGACGCGAGCAAGGACGTCCAGAACGCACTCTTTGAACAGTGGCGCAAACTGCGGCCGCCCGAAGGACCGGCGCCCGATCTCGCGACGCGCACGCGCCCGCAACTGGACCGACTCACGCAATCGATGATCGCCGCGCTCGGGCGGGTAGAAGCGCTTCGCGCCGCGCCCGATTGCCCGACGCGGGTCGCCCAGGGCGTTGCCAACTGGAAATCGCTTACGCGTTATGACGCGACGCAAACGGAAGCGCTCAACCGCGCGCTCGGGCATGTCTGCGAGTCGGGCGGAGTCGGCGCGACGGGCTAG
- a CDS encoding DUF2946 domain-containing protein, translating into MKRSTRWIGLVWLALVLNVLSPVIGYARVASARGPLTVELCHAAGAQQVRIGADDDASKTHPVVAHCVYCPGFAANFTLGASLPAVSSPVRAFAHVRTFEPQTVLVRRSVRVAQPRAPPETLI; encoded by the coding sequence ATGAAACGTTCGACACGCTGGATCGGCCTCGTATGGCTGGCGTTAGTACTTAACGTGCTGTCGCCGGTCATCGGTTATGCGCGCGTCGCAAGCGCGCGCGGTCCGCTCACGGTCGAACTGTGTCACGCAGCCGGCGCGCAGCAAGTCCGCATCGGCGCTGACGACGATGCGTCGAAGACGCATCCCGTCGTCGCGCACTGCGTGTACTGCCCCGGCTTCGCCGCGAACTTCACCCTCGGCGCAAGCCTGCCAGCTGTATCCAGCCCGGTGCGCGCGTTCGCTCACGTGCGAACGTTCGAACCGCAAACCGTATTGGTGCGCCGCAGCGTCCGCGTCGCCCAGCCTCGCGCCCCACCTGAAACGCTGATCTGA
- a CDS encoding sialidase family protein, giving the protein MVAMKKAFVTLAACLTLCASAFADAHTPASDAAGDGAQPMMHMDMSGSSPTMTGMQETKVPKTPLATGAAFDAKHRLWVAWVEGEHVVVAHSDDRGRSLSAPVIVNAMPEPIYTSAENRPKIATSPDARTVYVTWSMPLDQPYTGMVRFSRSTDGGATWTVPVTVHRDRQAITHRFDSLIVDGQGRVFVAWIDRRDKAAAKRDGKPYDGLAIYYAVSNDAGQSFAPERKIADHTCECCKIALALDNEGRVQAMWRDVFPGQIRDHALAVLPADAGQPVVPVRATFSNWHVEACPEHGPSLAISRDGVRHMAWFSVVDGRPDVYYSRLSADGKPLGTPWAFGTAGKDEQASHAALLENSGTLWLAWKDFDGDTMRIQVRRSDDEGQHWSAPRALAQTAGGSDNPQLIEDAGRVYLSWRTQNDGYMLLPADGEK; this is encoded by the coding sequence ATGGTCGCTATGAAAAAAGCGTTCGTGACGCTTGCGGCGTGCCTGACGTTATGCGCGTCGGCATTCGCAGATGCGCACACCCCGGCGAGCGATGCCGCCGGAGACGGCGCGCAGCCGATGATGCATATGGACATGTCAGGCAGCAGCCCAACGATGACCGGCATGCAGGAGACGAAGGTCCCGAAGACGCCGCTCGCAACCGGCGCGGCGTTCGATGCAAAGCACCGGTTGTGGGTCGCGTGGGTGGAAGGGGAGCATGTGGTCGTCGCGCATTCCGACGATCGCGGTCGTTCGTTATCCGCGCCGGTGATCGTCAACGCGATGCCGGAGCCGATCTACACGAGCGCCGAGAACCGCCCGAAGATCGCAACGAGCCCCGATGCGCGTACCGTTTATGTGACCTGGTCGATGCCGCTCGATCAGCCGTACACGGGCATGGTCCGCTTTTCGCGCTCGACCGATGGCGGCGCGACATGGACCGTGCCGGTTACCGTGCATCGCGACCGCCAGGCGATCACGCATCGGTTCGATTCTCTGATCGTCGACGGGCAAGGGCGCGTCTTCGTCGCGTGGATCGACCGGCGCGACAAGGCGGCGGCGAAGCGCGACGGCAAGCCGTATGACGGCCTCGCGATCTACTACGCGGTATCGAACGACGCCGGCCAGTCGTTCGCGCCGGAGCGCAAGATCGCCGACCACACGTGCGAGTGCTGCAAGATCGCGCTTGCACTCGACAACGAAGGCCGCGTGCAGGCAATGTGGCGCGACGTGTTCCCCGGCCAGATTCGCGATCACGCGCTCGCTGTATTGCCCGCGGATGCCGGTCAACCCGTTGTGCCCGTGCGCGCGACGTTTTCGAACTGGCATGTCGAAGCGTGCCCTGAGCACGGCCCGTCGCTCGCGATCTCGCGCGACGGCGTGCGTCATATGGCGTGGTTCAGCGTCGTCGATGGACGCCCCGACGTCTACTATTCGCGACTCTCGGCAGACGGCAAGCCGCTTGGCACGCCGTGGGCCTTCGGCACGGCGGGCAAGGACGAGCAAGCGTCACACGCGGCGCTGCTCGAAAACAGCGGCACGCTGTGGCTCGCATGGAAAGACTTCGACGGCGACACGATGCGCATTCAGGTGCGCCGCTCCGATGACGAAGGTCAGCACTGGAGCGCGCCGCGCGCGCTTGCGCAAACGGCCGGCGGCAGCGACAACCCGCAACTGATCGAAGATGCGGGACGCGTTTATCTGTCGTGGCGCACGCAGAACGACGGCTACATGCTGTTGCCTGCCGACGGGGAGAAATAA
- a CDS encoding TlpA disulfide reductase family protein, whose product MKRLIALMTALLCFALGAPPVHADAANLQPLVAADVGRVLAPEPGKAQIVEIWSLDCSYCRENVARIMQWQRNHRDVRVTMIAMDALDDNAEALAQALATMHLSPQVAQYANAEAIPEKLRRALDSTWHGELPRTVLIDASGTRQSHSGLLAPGVLDQWRGE is encoded by the coding sequence ATGAAACGGTTGATCGCGTTGATGACGGCGCTGTTGTGTTTCGCGCTTGGCGCGCCGCCCGTGCATGCCGACGCGGCGAATTTGCAACCGCTCGTTGCCGCGGATGTCGGCCGCGTGCTTGCGCCGGAACCGGGTAAGGCGCAGATCGTCGAGATCTGGTCGCTCGATTGCAGCTACTGTCGCGAGAACGTCGCGCGCATCATGCAATGGCAACGGAACCATCGTGACGTGCGTGTGACGATGATCGCGATGGATGCGCTAGATGACAATGCCGAGGCGCTTGCGCAAGCATTGGCGACGATGCATCTGTCGCCGCAGGTCGCGCAATACGCGAATGCGGAAGCGATACCGGAGAAGCTGCGCCGCGCACTCGATTCAACCTGGCACGGTGAACTGCCGCGCACGGTGCTGATCGATGCGAGCGGCACGCGGCAATCGCATAGTGGGTTGCTGGCGCCGGGCGTTTTGGATCAGTGGCGAGGGGAGTAG
- a CDS encoding class 1 fructose-bisphosphatase — translation MALPRRTTLTKYLIEQQRENNNLPADLRLLIEVVARACKAISYHVSKGALGDALGTAGSENVQGEVQKKLDILSNEILLEANEWGGNLAGMASEEMEQFFPIPANYPRGEYLLVFDPLDGSSNIDVNVSIGTIFSVLRCPDGQQPTEQSFLQPGTQQVAAGYAVYGPQTVLVLTTGNGVNCFTLDRELGSWVLTQSDMRIPVDTREYAINASNSRHWHEPVQQYVNELNAGKEGPRQADFNMRWIASMVADVHRILSRGGIFMYPADKRTPDRPGKLRLMYEANPMSFIVEQAGGAATNGEQRILDITPGHLHERVAVFLGSKNEVDRVTRYHLERKK, via the coding sequence ATGGCACTGCCACGTCGCACCACTCTCACGAAGTACCTGATCGAGCAGCAACGCGAAAACAACAATCTGCCCGCGGATCTGCGTCTTTTGATCGAAGTCGTTGCACGCGCGTGCAAGGCGATCAGCTATCACGTCAGCAAAGGCGCGCTCGGCGATGCGCTCGGAACCGCCGGCAGCGAAAACGTGCAAGGTGAAGTGCAGAAAAAGCTCGACATCCTGTCGAACGAAATTCTGCTCGAAGCCAACGAATGGGGCGGCAATCTGGCCGGCATGGCCTCCGAGGAAATGGAGCAGTTTTTCCCCATTCCGGCTAACTACCCGCGCGGCGAATATCTGCTCGTGTTCGATCCGCTCGACGGCTCTTCGAACATCGACGTGAACGTGTCGATCGGCACGATCTTCTCGGTGCTGCGCTGCCCCGACGGCCAACAGCCCACCGAACAGTCGTTCCTGCAACCGGGCACGCAGCAGGTCGCGGCCGGCTACGCCGTGTACGGCCCGCAAACGGTGCTCGTGCTGACCACCGGCAATGGCGTGAACTGCTTTACGCTCGATCGCGAACTGGGCTCGTGGGTGCTTACCCAAAGCGACATGCGCATTCCGGTCGACACGCGCGAATATGCGATCAATGCGTCGAACTCGCGCCACTGGCACGAGCCGGTGCAGCAGTATGTCAACGAATTGAACGCCGGCAAGGAAGGTCCTCGCCAGGCGGACTTCAACATGCGCTGGATCGCGTCGATGGTGGCGGACGTGCATCGCATCCTGAGCCGCGGCGGCATCTTCATGTATCCGGCCGACAAACGCACGCCCGATCGTCCCGGCAAGCTGCGGCTCATGTACGAGGCGAATCCGATGTCGTTTATCGTCGAGCAGGCCGGTGGCGCCGCGACGAATGGCGAACAGCGCATTCTCGACATCACGCCGGGGCATCTGCACGAACGCGTCGCGGTGTTCCTCGGCTCGAAGAACGAAGTCGACCGCGTGACCCGTTACCATCTGGAAAGAAAAAAATAA
- a CDS encoding HigA family addiction module antitoxin: MVIKRSELASTDFSDIATGERITAVHPGEVLRAEFLDPRGMSVNALALALRVPAPRINDVVRGKRAVSPETALRLARYFGTSALFWMNLQIAYDLRVTTAESGAQIEREVEPLPPRERPKPPKAQPANARAAALAASAARRVGNSAGGGASRKA; encoded by the coding sequence ATGGTCATCAAACGTTCCGAACTCGCAAGCACGGATTTCTCGGATATCGCGACCGGCGAGCGGATCACCGCGGTCCATCCCGGTGAAGTGCTGCGCGCGGAGTTTCTCGATCCGCGCGGCATGTCGGTGAACGCGCTCGCGCTTGCGCTGCGTGTGCCGGCGCCGCGCATCAACGACGTCGTGCGCGGCAAGCGCGCGGTCTCGCCGGAAACGGCATTGCGTCTTGCACGCTATTTCGGCACCAGCGCGCTGTTCTGGATGAACCTGCAGATCGCGTACGATCTGCGCGTCACCACCGCGGAGTCTGGCGCGCAGATCGAACGCGAAGTCGAGCCGCTGCCGCCGCGCGAGCGCCCGAAGCCGCCGAAAGCGCAGCCCGCCAATGCGCGCGCCGCCGCGCTCGCGGCGAGTGCGGCCCGGCGCGTCGGCAATAGCGCGGGCGGCGGGGCTTCACGCAAGGCCTGA
- a CDS encoding type II toxin-antitoxin system RelE/ParE family toxin: MISSFGDKATALVFSGGFARTLPVHIQSIAHRKLQMIDAATSPSDLLLPPGNRLEALQGERSGQWSIRINEQWRICFYFSEGEALNVEIVDYH, encoded by the coding sequence ATGATTTCATCATTTGGCGACAAGGCAACTGCGCTCGTTTTTTCGGGCGGCTTCGCCCGTACACTGCCTGTCCACATTCAGTCCATCGCGCATCGCAAACTGCAAATGATCGACGCGGCAACCTCGCCGTCCGACCTGCTCCTGCCGCCCGGCAACCGGCTCGAAGCGTTGCAGGGCGAGCGCAGCGGCCAGTGGAGCATCCGCATCAACGAGCAATGGCGAATCTGCTTCTACTTCTCCGAAGGCGAAGCGCTCAATGTCGAAATCGTCGACTACCACTGA
- the pepN gene encoding aminopeptidase N, producing MADTATPPVIRRADYTAPAFLIDTVALEFDLAPERTTIRNTMRLRRNPDAASNAVRETHLELMGEQLDFVSAAIDGKPHAAVRVHEHGLTVENVPDAFELTLVGTCNPAENTTLSGLYVSSGNFFTQCEAEGFRRITWFLDRPDVMATYTVTLRADKDAYPVLLSNGNLLEQGDLPDGRHFARWEDPFRKPSYLFALVAGKLVALEERVTSGSGKEKLLQVWVEPHDLDKTRHAMDSLIHSIRWDERRFGLELDLDRFMIVAVSDFNMGAMENKGLNIFNTKYVLANPETATDTDFANIEAVVGHEYFHNWTGNRVTCRDWFQLSLKEGLTVFRDQEFSADMAAGAHQQNSKNGGDEAARATKRIEDVRVLRQMQFAEDAGPMAHPVRPESYVEINNFYTMTVYEKGSEVVRMYQTLFGRDGFRRGMDLYFKRHDGHAVTCDDFRMAMADANGRDLAQFERWYSQAGTPRVTVSTAYDAAQRRYRVTLKQGYGESSQAARETQKGPLLIPFAIGLIGADGKDLPLRLEGEAQAPAATTRVLEFTDSEQTFTFVDVAEKPLPSLLRNFSAPVIVEYDYSGDELAFLLAHDSDPFNRWEAGQRLATRELLTLADHAANGKPLQLDDAVVSAFARVLNDATLSPAFRELALMLPSEAYLAEQMDESNPAAVHRARQFLRQRLANALKRDWLAIYDKHQTPGAYQATPEDAGRRGLKNLALAYLAELDDTSDAVRLASAQYASANNMTDRAAALSALLTAAASGTGAGDAQHALDDFYRRFEKEPLVIDKWFALQATQRGTPQRPVIDIVRRLMTHPAFNLKNPNRARSLIFSFCGANPAQFHAEDGSGYAFWAEQVIALDALNPQVAARLARTLELWRRFTPALREQMRRALEKVTAQVKSRDVREIVEKALG from the coding sequence ATGGCCGATACCGCTACGCCCCCCGTCATCCGCCGCGCCGATTACACGGCGCCTGCCTTTCTCATCGATACCGTCGCCCTCGAGTTCGATCTTGCGCCCGAACGCACGACCATCAGGAACACGATGCGTCTGCGCCGCAATCCGGACGCAGCGTCGAACGCCGTACGCGAGACGCACCTCGAACTGATGGGCGAACAGCTCGACTTCGTCAGCGCCGCCATCGACGGCAAGCCCCATGCCGCGGTGCGGGTGCACGAGCATGGCCTCACGGTCGAGAACGTGCCCGATGCGTTCGAACTGACGCTCGTCGGCACCTGCAATCCGGCGGAAAACACCACCCTCTCGGGGCTCTACGTATCGAGCGGCAACTTCTTCACGCAGTGCGAGGCGGAAGGCTTTCGCCGTATCACGTGGTTTCTCGACCGTCCCGATGTGATGGCCACCTACACCGTCACGCTGCGTGCCGATAAAGACGCTTATCCGGTGCTGCTGTCGAACGGCAATCTGCTCGAACAGGGCGACCTGCCGGACGGCCGCCACTTCGCGCGCTGGGAAGACCCGTTCAGGAAACCGAGCTATCTGTTCGCGCTCGTCGCCGGCAAGCTGGTCGCGCTCGAGGAACGCGTCACATCCGGTTCCGGCAAGGAAAAACTGCTGCAGGTCTGGGTCGAACCGCACGATCTCGACAAGACGCGGCACGCGATGGATTCGCTGATCCATTCGATTCGCTGGGACGAACGGCGCTTCGGGCTCGAACTCGATCTCGACCGCTTCATGATTGTCGCGGTCAGCGACTTCAACATGGGCGCGATGGAAAACAAAGGCCTCAACATCTTCAACACGAAGTACGTGCTCGCGAACCCGGAAACGGCAACCGATACCGACTTCGCGAATATCGAAGCGGTGGTCGGCCATGAGTATTTCCACAACTGGACCGGCAACCGCGTGACCTGCCGCGACTGGTTCCAGCTGAGCCTGAAAGAAGGTCTGACGGTATTTCGCGATCAGGAATTTTCGGCCGATATGGCGGCCGGCGCTCACCAGCAAAACAGCAAGAACGGTGGAGACGAGGCTGCGCGCGCGACGAAGCGCATCGAAGACGTGCGCGTGCTGCGGCAGATGCAGTTCGCCGAAGACGCAGGCCCGATGGCGCACCCGGTGCGGCCCGAGAGCTATGTCGAAATCAACAACTTCTACACGATGACCGTCTATGAGAAAGGCTCGGAAGTTGTGCGCATGTATCAGACGCTGTTCGGCCGCGACGGCTTCAGGCGTGGCATGGATCTGTACTTCAAGCGGCACGATGGGCATGCGGTCACCTGCGACGATTTCCGCATGGCGATGGCCGATGCGAATGGCCGCGACCTCGCGCAATTCGAGCGCTGGTACAGCCAGGCCGGCACGCCGCGCGTGACGGTCTCCACTGCCTACGATGCCGCGCAGCGCCGTTACCGCGTGACGCTCAAACAAGGTTACGGCGAGAGTTCGCAGGCCGCGCGCGAGACACAGAAAGGCCCGCTGCTGATTCCATTCGCGATCGGCCTGATCGGCGCGGACGGCAAAGACCTGCCGCTGCGTCTAGAAGGCGAAGCGCAAGCCCCGGCCGCAACCACGCGCGTGCTCGAATTCACCGACAGCGAACAGACCTTCACCTTCGTCGACGTCGCCGAAAAGCCGCTGCCGTCGCTGCTGCGCAATTTCTCGGCGCCGGTTATCGTCGAATACGACTACAGCGGCGATGAACTTGCGTTCCTGCTTGCGCACGACAGCGATCCGTTCAACCGCTGGGAAGCCGGCCAGCGCCTCGCGACGCGCGAACTGCTGACGCTCGCCGACCACGCGGCGAACGGCAAGCCGCTGCAGCTCGACGATGCAGTCGTCAGCGCGTTTGCGCGTGTGCTGAACGACGCAACGCTGTCGCCGGCATTCCGCGAGCTTGCGCTGATGTTGCCGTCCGAGGCGTACCTCGCCGAACAGATGGACGAATCGAACCCGGCTGCCGTGCATCGCGCGCGCCAGTTCCTGCGTCAGCGCCTCGCAAACGCGCTCAAGCGCGACTGGCTCGCGATCTACGACAAACATCAGACGCCGGGCGCGTATCAAGCCACGCCCGAAGATGCGGGCCGCCGCGGTCTGAAGAACCTCGCGCTCGCATATCTCGCCGAGCTCGACGATACGAGCGACGCGGTGCGGCTTGCGTCCGCGCAATATGCGTCGGCGAATAACATGACCGATCGCGCCGCGGCGCTGTCCGCGCTGCTGACCGCGGCCGCATCCGGTACTGGCGCCGGCGACGCGCAGCATGCGCTCGACGACTTCTATCGCCGCTTCGAAAAGGAGCCGCTCGTCATCGACAAGTGGTTCGCGTTGCAGGCGACGCAGCGTGGCACGCCGCAGCGGCCGGTCATCGATATCGTGCGCCGGCTTATGACGCATCCCGCGTTCAATCTGAAGAACCCGAATCGCGCGCGCTCGCTGATCTTCAGTTTCTGCGGCGCGAACCCCGCGCAATTCCACGCGGAAGACGGCTCCGGTTACGCATTCTGGGCCGAGCAGGTAATCGCACTCGATGCGCTCAATCCGCAGGTCGCGGCGCGCCTCGCGCGCACGCTCGAATTGTGGCGCCGCTTCACGCCCGCGTTGCGCGAACAGATGCGCCGCGCGCTCGAAAAGGTTACCGCGCAGGTGAAGTCGCGCGATGTGCGCGAGATCGTCGAGAAGGCGCTCGGCTGA
- a CDS encoding DUF4136 domain-containing protein, translating to MKLDRRTRSWGRHAGLMFAALAMLLAGCTSYVTTQVTAFSNWDGGSDATRTYAFQRTTSQANSLEDSTYEQVVANELATHAFRQVDMDRAHYLVAIAYGTRSDMAVSSAPAYYYDPWPGPYYWGRPYGWGGGPWGPWGPYGGGYVTQSYPVFTHTLGIRITDRASGKEVYNVTARSSGDEASLVYAMPFLARSAMADFPLGNGVVRTVKLPVDGQGGAPNEVAAGAAAPAAPASGAKAVQ from the coding sequence ATGAAGCTCGATCGAAGGACCCGTTCATGGGGACGCCACGCCGGGCTGATGTTCGCCGCACTGGCGATGCTGCTGGCGGGCTGCACGTCTTATGTGACGACGCAGGTCACCGCGTTCTCGAACTGGGACGGCGGCAGCGACGCGACACGCACCTACGCATTCCAGCGCACCACTTCGCAAGCGAACAGCCTCGAAGACTCGACGTACGAACAGGTGGTCGCGAACGAACTGGCGACGCATGCGTTCAGGCAGGTCGACATGGACAGGGCGCATTACCTCGTTGCCATTGCGTACGGGACGCGCTCGGATATGGCCGTGTCGTCGGCGCCGGCTTATTACTATGACCCGTGGCCGGGTCCGTACTACTGGGGCCGGCCGTATGGCTGGGGCGGCGGGCCATGGGGGCCATGGGGACCTTACGGCGGCGGTTATGTGACGCAAAGCTACCCCGTGTTTACACACACGCTCGGCATTCGTATCACCGACCGTGCGAGCGGCAAGGAAGTCTATAACGTGACCGCGCGCAGCTCGGGCGACGAAGCGTCGCTCGTCTACGCGATGCCGTTTCTTGCGCGCAGTGCGATGGCCGATTTCCCGCTCGGCAACGGCGTGGTGCGTACGGTGAAGCTGCCGGTCGATGGGCAGGGCGGCGCGCCGAACGAAGTCGCGGCCGGCGCCGCGGCGCCCGCCGCGCCGGCTTCGGGCGCGAAGGCGGTGCAGTAA